A genomic region of Aspergillus oryzae RIB40 DNA, chromosome 1 contains the following coding sequences:
- a CDS encoding uncharacterized protein (acyl-CoA synthetases (AMP-forming)/AMP-acid ligases II): MALHTSVITTGPITPYVELKADEGGEFIVHGPTEPPLQELTTAELLQQQYDRYPEKVAVVSRWQKTTLTYRSLFDSSREIAQALVAHGVRPTDRVVVLAGNSIEYVELLFAVGGIGSVFTIMNPTFTAEEVLATVDSIGIIRFLLLVYWSLVFAIFIADRIGFRNNAKLLKELADKHQNTSLIVQLGTAEKVSSNVLSWHELCHVQTSKTQPDLHSLEQYWGRDPQDALCIQFTSGTTGSRKATIGTHRNLINNALLVGSRLGLTPDDILCCSPPLFHCFGLVCGPLATVIHGSTVIIPSDVFNADASLRAMSEESCTVVNAVPTMFQAMLDHAKAKTLALRLCLRTGIIAGSSLSETLIQRLSVELGLTGLAYPFDLGMTELSCVSFMTTPSKVSLLNDRSSVGTPLPHTSAKVVDSDLITLPPDTRGELLVSGYLLFSGYYKNPQKTEEAIVRDAQGQPWLRTGDIVTLSASGACENIAPGDVEKVLEQHPDIATAAVVGIPNVRLGEMITAFIQRAPDAQGGLKSKDVKIWLRSRIATHKIPDHVLWIGEDAGVPDRLPVNASGKVLKTELSAIASSLVRGDLC; the protein is encoded by the exons ATGGCACTACACACTTCCGTTATCACGACTGGTCCCATTACTCCCTATGTGGAGTTGAAGGCGGATGAGGGTGGAGAATTCATTGTTCATGGACCTACAGAGCCGCCATTACAGGAGTTAACCACAGCGGAACTATTGCAGCAACAATATGACCGATACCCGGAGAAAGTGGCAGTAGTCTCTCGATGGCAGAAAACAACCTTGACTTACCGGTCATTATTCGATTCCAGCCGGGAAATAGCACAGGCCCTTGTTGCTCATGGAGTCCGCCCGACTGATCGTGTGGTCGTGTTGGCAGGAAATTCCATTGAGTATGTCGAATTATTGTTTGCGGTTGGTGGGATCGGATCAGTCTTTACTATCATGAACCCCACATTCACAGCGGAGGAGGTTCTGGCTACAGTCGATTCCATAGGTATTATAAGATTCTTGTTGCTTGTATACTGGTCGCTAGTCTTC GCAATTTTTATCGCGGATAGGATTGGTTTCCGCAACAATGCAAAGCTTCTGAAGGAGCTTGCAGATAAGCACCAGAATACTTCACTTATTGTACAGCTAGGAACAGCTGAGAAAGTGTCTAGTAATGTTCTCAGTTGGCACGAGCTCTGTCACGTACAGACCAGTAAGACCCAGCCTGATCTGCATTCTTTGGAGCAATATTGGGGACGAGACCCGCAGGATGCATTATGCATACAGTTTACCAGTGGTACTACTGGTTCTCGTAAGGCCACAATAGGCACACATAG GaacctcatcaacaatgcttTGCTAGTCGGATCGCGCCTTGGCTTGACACCAGATGATATATTATGCTGTTCTCCACCTTTGTTCCATTGCTTTGGTCTGGTATGTGGACCATTGGCAACAGTGATCCACGGTAGTACAGTCATTATCCCCTCAGATGTGTTCAACGCAGATGCAAGTCTCCGGGCCATGTCCGAAGAAAGTTGCACTGTGGTCAACGCAGTACCAACAATGTTTCAAGCGATGCTAGATCATGCGAAAGCAAAGACACTTGCGCTTAGACTTTGCCTACGCACTGGTATTATCGCGGGCTCGAGCCTTTCTGAGACCCTTATACAGAGATTGAGTGTGGAACTGGGACTGACTGGCCTTGCCTATCCCTTTG ACTTAGGTATGACAGAGCTCTCTTGCGTGAGCTTTATGACTACACCATCCAAGGTCTCCCTATTAAATGACCGATCATCAGTTGGCACTCCTCTACCTCATACATCTGCTAAGGTTGTGGATAGCGACCTGATAACTCTCCCTCCAGACACTCGGGGAGAACTCCTGGTATCTGGGTACCTTTTGTTCAGCGGATATTACAAGAATCCCCAGAAAACAGAGGAAGCCATTGTAAGAGATGCCCAAGGCCAGCCGTGGCTACGAACGGGCGATATCGTAACATTGAGCGCCTCTGGCGCAT GCGAGAACATTGCCCCAGGAGACGTTGAGAAGGTCCTCGAGCAGCATCCGGATATTGCAACAGCGGCTGTGGTTGGCATTCCTAATGTGCGCTTGGGGGAAATGATCACTGCATTTATTCAACGCGCGCCAGATGCCCAAGGAGGGCTCAAGAGCAAGGATGTCAAGATATGGTTGAGAAGTCGGATCGCCACTCATAAGATTCCTGATCATGTGCTCTGGATTGGTGAAGATGCAGGGGTCCCTGATCGGTTGCCTGTGAATGCCAGTGGGAAGGTTCTCAAGACTGAGCTTAGTGCTATTGCGAGCAGTTTGGTGAGAGGAGATTTGTGTTAG